The genomic DNA ACTGGGCGATCATGACTTCTCCTTTGTCCAGCTTTTCCGAATGATGAAACCGGGTATCCTTTCCGCGGGTCAAACCGATGACATTGACCCCGTTCTCCTTCGCTTTGATCACCACGTAATCACCGTATTGGAACCCCTCCACCGCTCCCACCTCCCTCAGGTTGATCCTGAATAATGTTTTCCTGCTGACATGAAAAAACCCTCCCGAGACGGAGGGTTTTTTCCGTGGTCGGGCTAGCCGGATTTGAACCGACGACCTCTTGCGCCCCATGCAAGCGCGCTACCAA from Planifilum fimeticola includes the following:
- the mtrB gene encoding trp RNA-binding attenuation protein MtrB, which translates into the protein MEGFQYGDYVVIKAKENGVNVIGLTRGKDTRFHHSEKLDKGEVMIAQFTEHTSAIKIRGKAEILTRYGKIDTEES